Proteins encoded by one window of Alphaproteobacteria bacterium SS10:
- a CDS encoding oleate hydratase: MSDAFPSDAPSIAIIGAGLAGLAAAWHLIANGKPAPQLTIFDKSRGLGGRLATRRLPNDRSFNHGAQYVRASDPRLQGILRDAIAAGQAEEWTAPIADGPPVSVDAQRPRFVGTPGMSALGRVMMAAVDKQAKQQRLTVERYRQTQITKISKALHGWLLEDQLGDQHGPYDHLLMAIPAPQAKDLLTAADIEDANRLERMITAASTPMVPCWSLMIAFEQALPLDAEARQFKDHPLAWIGKSASSDAGAAWHGYVVHAAPDWSATHLEEGNDTVIEQMLGLVAETLKTDLPPIVHKTAHRWRYAFAPDAYGKPCVHDASLGLTLAGDWCLGNRAESAFLSGVGAAEAINPQA, from the coding sequence ATGTCCGATGCGTTCCCATCCGATGCGCCATCGATCGCCATTATCGGCGCCGGCCTCGCCGGCCTGGCCGCCGCGTGGCACCTGATTGCCAATGGCAAACCAGCGCCGCAGCTGACCATCTTTGATAAGTCACGCGGGTTGGGTGGTCGGCTGGCCACCCGGCGCCTACCTAATGATCGATCCTTCAACCATGGCGCCCAATATGTCCGGGCATCCGACCCAAGGCTTCAGGGCATTCTGCGGGACGCAATCGCCGCCGGGCAGGCGGAAGAATGGACCGCGCCAATCGCAGACGGTCCGCCGGTATCAGTCGACGCACAGCGCCCGCGCTTCGTTGGCACACCCGGGATGAGTGCCCTTGGCCGGGTCATGATGGCCGCCGTCGATAAACAGGCAAAACAACAACGGCTGACCGTTGAGCGGTACCGCCAGACCCAGATCACCAAGATTTCCAAAGCGCTGCATGGCTGGCTGCTGGAAGATCAGCTGGGTGATCAGCACGGGCCCTACGACCACCTCTTGATGGCCATCCCAGCGCCCCAAGCAAAAGACCTATTAACCGCCGCCGATATCGAGGATGCCAATCGGCTTGAGCGAATGATCACCGCGGCCTCCACGCCGATGGTGCCCTGCTGGTCCCTGATGATTGCCTTTGAACAGGCGCTGCCGTTAGACGCGGAAGCGCGGCAATTTAAGGATCATCCTCTGGCCTGGATCGGCAAGAGCGCCAGCTCTGACGCCGGTGCTGCCTGGCATGGCTATGTGGTGCATGCAGCCCCCGACTGGTCTGCTACGCATCTAGAAGAGGGCAATGACACCGTGATCGAGCAGATGTTGGGCTTGGTTGCAGAGACTTTGAAAACCGACCTACCACCCATCGTGCATAAAACCGCGCATCGTTGGCGCTATGCCTTCGCGCCTGATGCCTACGGCAAACCATGCGTTCACGACGCCTCGCTGGGCCTGACCCTGGCCGGGGATTGGTGCCTCGGCAATCGGGCAGAAAGCGCGTTTTTGAGCGGTGTTGGTGCCGCGGAAGCGATAAATCCACAGGCTTAA
- a CDS encoding type I secretion system permease/ATPase, translated as MSEAKTVDLPSNDRTAAKAGGATTDAVRNSDGETAPLLDALAYVTRWAGKPRSLASLTAGLPWRPADAEGKPDIDLVIRAAERAGFDARLSGKRPGQLTAAELPALIHTEKGVLVLLSWDEDTAEIKRIGTSGNDESRTRMGRSKLDSLKLKHPPLIVQPVMEWEAMGTASARPDVTKTMADHWFWGPVSQNRWIYAQVALASLMINLFGLATPLFIMNVYDRVLPNAALETGWALGLGALVVFGFDFLLRGLRGYFIDVAGRRADLKLAGRLFDQMLDIQLDRLQGRASGALANMLREFESVREFFTSATLAAMVDLPFVFLFLGVIYLIGGPIAFGLALCVFVIALVGLAIQWPLRRLIERAQVADDTRHGLMVETINGIETIRSTGADRRLRARYADLLATSTWFGQRSRLWAMQGLHTAMFMQQVASVFVILSGMYLVADGTLTVGGLIACVILGTRSIAPLGQVAQLATRFQQARHALIGLNGLMEEPVERPADRRFLHRDKLDGHIAFEDVTYHYPGAERPALNQISISIEAGQKVGVIGRVGSGKSTLARLIAGLSPPRSGLIRIDQTDIAQLDPADLRRNIALVPQDVFLMRGSLRDNIAASRPDATDEQILEAATIAGVHEFAARHPQGYDMPLGERGQGLSGGQRQAVAIARALLGQANTLILDEATNAMDQQGETALCKRLEPYLKDRTLVLITHRQSMLALVDHLIVVDHGQIAISGPKQEVLTALSSGKVKVPGQAEGGA; from the coding sequence ATGAGCGAGGCCAAAACCGTTGATTTGCCGTCAAATGATCGCACCGCCGCGAAAGCGGGTGGGGCTACCACTGATGCTGTGCGCAATTCCGATGGTGAAACGGCCCCATTGCTGGACGCCCTTGCCTATGTGACGCGCTGGGCCGGTAAACCGCGCAGCCTGGCAAGCTTGACCGCTGGCCTGCCCTGGCGCCCGGCTGATGCCGAGGGCAAACCCGATATTGATCTAGTCATTCGCGCCGCTGAACGTGCCGGCTTCGATGCCAGGCTGAGCGGCAAGCGCCCGGGCCAGTTGACCGCGGCCGAGCTACCCGCCCTCATCCACACAGAGAAAGGTGTCCTCGTACTGCTGTCCTGGGATGAGGACACCGCAGAGATTAAGCGCATCGGCACCTCAGGTAATGATGAGAGCCGGACGCGGATGGGCCGTAGCAAGCTCGACAGTCTTAAGCTCAAACATCCGCCACTGATCGTACAGCCCGTGATGGAATGGGAGGCGATGGGCACGGCCTCTGCCCGGCCAGACGTCACAAAGACCATGGCTGATCATTGGTTCTGGGGACCCGTTAGCCAGAACCGCTGGATCTATGCCCAGGTGGCACTCGCCTCGCTAATGATCAATCTGTTTGGTCTGGCAACGCCGCTCTTCATTATGAATGTCTATGACCGGGTGCTGCCCAACGCAGCGTTAGAAACCGGCTGGGCTTTGGGCCTTGGCGCACTGGTCGTATTCGGCTTCGATTTCTTACTGCGAGGCCTGCGCGGGTACTTCATTGATGTCGCCGGACGCCGGGCAGATTTGAAGCTCGCGGGCCGCCTGTTTGACCAGATGCTGGATATTCAACTCGACCGGCTGCAAGGGCGTGCCTCTGGGGCGCTCGCCAACATGCTGCGTGAGTTTGAGAGCGTGCGTGAGTTCTTCACCTCCGCCACGCTCGCCGCCATGGTCGACCTGCCCTTTGTCTTCCTGTTCCTTGGCGTCATCTACCTGATTGGTGGGCCCATCGCCTTTGGTCTGGCGCTCTGCGTCTTTGTCATCGCGCTTGTAGGTCTGGCCATTCAATGGCCACTACGCCGGTTGATTGAGCGGGCACAGGTGGCGGACGACACCCGTCACGGCCTGATGGTTGAGACCATCAATGGCATTGAGACGATCCGCAGCACCGGCGCAGATCGGCGTTTGCGGGCCCGTTATGCGGACCTGCTGGCGACCAGCACCTGGTTTGGTCAACGATCCCGCCTCTGGGCGATGCAGGGCCTGCACACGGCCATGTTCATGCAGCAGGTGGCATCGGTTTTTGTCATCCTATCCGGCATGTATCTGGTGGCCGATGGTACGCTCACCGTTGGTGGCCTGATCGCCTGTGTCATCCTTGGCACCCGGTCGATTGCGCCGCTCGGCCAGGTTGCCCAGCTCGCCACCCGGTTCCAACAAGCCCGGCATGCCTTGATCGGCCTAAACGGCCTGATGGAAGAGCCGGTTGAGCGCCCGGCGGATCGCCGCTTCCTGCATCGTGACAAGCTGGATGGTCACATCGCGTTTGAGGACGTCACCTATCACTATCCGGGTGCTGAGCGGCCCGCCCTAAACCAGATCAGCATATCGATTGAGGCCGGACAGAAGGTTGGTGTTATTGGGCGTGTCGGCTCCGGTAAGAGTACGCTGGCCCGCCTAATTGCCGGTCTGTCACCACCGCGTTCTGGCCTGATCCGCATTGATCAGACGGATATCGCGCAGCTCGACCCCGCTGACCTTCGCCGCAACATCGCTCTGGTTCCACAGGATGTGTTCCTGATGCGCGGTAGCTTGCGGGATAACATCGCCGCCAGCCGCCCCGATGCCACGGATGAGCAGATCCTGGAGGCCGCGACCATTGCCGGCGTGCACGAGTTCGCCGCCCGGCATCCGCAAGGCTATGATATGCCCTTAGGCGAGCGTGGCCAGGGCCTCTCCGGTGGTCAGCGACAAGCGGTTGCGATTGCCCGTGCCCTACTGGGCCAGGCCAACACCCTGATCCTTGATGAGGCAACCAATGCCATGGATCAGCAGGGTGAGACCGCCCTTTGCAAACGGCTTGAGCCTTACTTGAAAGACCGCACCCTGGTCCTGATCACCCACCGGCAGAGCATGCTGGCATTGGTGGACCACCTGATCGTCGTGGACCATGGCCAGATCGCCATTAGCGGCCCTAAGCAAGAGGTACTAACGGCCCTTAGCAGCGGTAAGGTTAAGGTACCTGGCCAAGCTGAGGGAGGTGCCTAA
- a CDS encoding DUF882 domain-containing protein, which produces MGEQAAPNNLAEAFAASEQTTDPKLDRRHLLAGLSGLALAMASVPLRDAAAATRAIRLPRTRGLWLYNKNTDEHLRLAHVRNGFYDRNALRRLDWHLRDHHVQRYHQMNRKLFDVLYVVQQRFGADRPLLITSGYRTRSTNERLAERIPGVASNSLHISGKAVDFQIPERSPRSICNYLNDLHIGGVGRYSTHVHFDVGKVRKW; this is translated from the coding sequence ATGGGCGAGCAAGCGGCACCCAACAATCTGGCAGAGGCCTTTGCGGCATCTGAGCAGACGACCGATCCCAAGTTGGATCGGCGGCACCTGCTGGCTGGCCTATCAGGTTTGGCGCTGGCCATGGCAAGCGTGCCCTTACGTGACGCGGCGGCCGCCACCCGTGCCATTCGCCTGCCACGCACCCGTGGCCTTTGGCTCTACAACAAAAATACTGACGAGCATTTGCGTCTGGCCCATGTGCGCAACGGTTTTTACGACCGCAATGCTTTACGGCGTCTCGACTGGCATCTGCGCGACCATCATGTGCAGCGCTACCATCAGATGAACCGCAAGCTGTTCGATGTGCTCTACGTCGTGCAGCAACGCTTTGGCGCGGACCGCCCACTGCTAATCACCAGCGGCTATCGAACCCGCAGCACGAATGAGCGCCTGGCCGAGCGGATCCCCGGTGTGGCGAGCAATAGCCTCCATATCAGCGGCAAGGCGGTGGATTTCCAAATCCCCGAGCGGAGCCCGAGGAGCATTTGTAACTACCTCAACGACCTCCATATCGGTGGGGTGGGTCGATACTCGACCCATGTGCATTTTGATGTCGGTAAGGTGCGTAAGTGGTAA
- a CDS encoding TolC family outer membrane protein — translation MTTPFKHFLLSGAATVALAIGLIAAEPQTATAEDATADGPVIGRLDSIAPVGAEQAPEWLGEQQAEAVSADSDDQLAEAYAKAEAMAAALTDTQITDSKEWLADQLAELAGDTAETTAEQTEEVVPATLTAPLAEAVEPVAAETDVAATETPAEVAEISDEAVETADAAETEGATEIFSGDVPVRTEIIILSPVPVPSAKPEAPVEAKTTGLTIDVETVETADAIETMEADTAPVEAVEVASSDSESVLATASGLSRDFVQVAEAATVVAGEANGDVKAIIHLAIENHPRVLGDRASILATREALREQRSDFFPTVSLEASSGYRNTDNRTTRARPTRGPGGDPDVTGFANEGTVRLRQLLFDFFATPNLVEAARQRLSQSQFVESDSQEQIGLRAIEAYLLVQQSRRNASFARDNVDFHVQTLSDIQRRAEAGAGDSGDVSQTESRLALAREVLLGFEEQLAIASADFKEAVGSMPGELGPLNPPAEPIPTTIGEAVAIATEENPFITASRFNAHSLSHEVEAAEGDLYPRFDADISYNRGSDVDGLGGGEEETRALVRMVWDFPTGGAEYAARKRLMREKDAADQETEERFRLIEEEVRSSYAEVTITQKQIEQLAERVESANAVVDAYQRQFEAGRRTLLDLLDSENERFLARVSLNNGQSDLIRANYRLFTAMGRLRHVLDIDSTLVEVDAE, via the coding sequence ATGACCACACCGTTTAAGCATTTCCTGCTGTCTGGGGCAGCAACCGTCGCGCTCGCCATCGGCCTCATCGCCGCTGAGCCGCAAACCGCAACCGCAGAAGACGCCACCGCTGATGGTCCGGTCATTGGCCGCCTCGACAGTATCGCGCCCGTCGGTGCCGAACAGGCCCCCGAATGGCTTGGTGAACAGCAGGCAGAGGCAGTCAGCGCCGATAGCGATGACCAACTGGCCGAGGCCTATGCCAAAGCCGAGGCCATGGCTGCCGCGCTAACCGATACCCAGATCACAGATTCCAAAGAATGGCTCGCCGACCAGTTGGCCGAGCTTGCCGGTGACACTGCCGAGACAACCGCTGAGCAGACCGAAGAGGTTGTCCCGGCAACCCTGACCGCCCCGCTCGCGGAAGCCGTTGAGCCGGTTGCGGCTGAAACCGACGTTGCAGCAACCGAAACGCCCGCTGAAGTTGCTGAGATTTCTGATGAAGCGGTTGAAACCGCCGACGCTGCAGAAACCGAAGGCGCAACGGAGATCTTCTCCGGTGACGTTCCGGTTCGAACCGAAATCATCATCCTGTCCCCAGTGCCCGTGCCTTCTGCGAAGCCAGAAGCACCAGTGGAAGCCAAGACGACCGGCCTGACCATTGATGTAGAGACAGTTGAGACCGCGGACGCCATTGAGACCATGGAAGCCGACACGGCACCGGTTGAGGCTGTTGAAGTGGCTAGCAGCGACTCCGAAAGCGTCCTGGCAACCGCCAGTGGCCTATCCCGTGACTTTGTTCAGGTGGCAGAAGCCGCAACCGTCGTTGCCGGTGAAGCCAATGGTGATGTGAAGGCGATCATTCACCTAGCCATTGAAAACCACCCGCGTGTGCTTGGTGACCGGGCATCGATCCTGGCTACCCGCGAGGCCTTGCGTGAGCAGCGCTCTGACTTCTTCCCAACCGTCTCACTTGAGGCGTCCAGCGGCTATCGCAACACCGACAACCGCACAACCCGCGCACGCCCAACCCGTGGCCCAGGCGGTGACCCAGATGTCACCGGCTTTGCCAATGAGGGTACGGTTCGCCTGCGCCAGCTGCTGTTTGATTTCTTCGCGACCCCAAATCTGGTTGAAGCCGCGCGCCAGCGTTTGAGCCAGTCCCAGTTTGTCGAGTCCGACAGCCAAGAGCAGATTGGTCTGCGCGCGATTGAAGCGTACCTACTGGTTCAGCAATCACGCCGCAATGCCAGCTTTGCCCGCGATAACGTCGATTTCCACGTCCAAACCCTGTCCGACATTCAACGCCGGGCTGAGGCGGGCGCTGGTGATAGCGGCGATGTCTCACAAACTGAGAGCCGCCTGGCCCTTGCCCGTGAGGTCCTGCTTGGCTTTGAAGAGCAGCTGGCGATTGCTAGCGCTGACTTTAAGGAAGCTGTTGGTTCCATGCCTGGTGAGTTGGGCCCACTAAACCCACCCGCTGAGCCAATCCCCACCACCATTGGTGAGGCAGTTGCGATCGCAACCGAAGAGAACCCCTTCATTACCGCTAGCCGGTTCAACGCCCACAGCCTGTCCCATGAGGTCGAGGCAGCCGAGGGTGACCTCTACCCACGTTTTGACGCTGACATCAGCTACAACCGTGGCTCTGATGTTGATGGCCTGGGTGGCGGTGAGGAAGAGACCCGCGCCCTGGTGCGCATGGTTTGGGATTTTCCAACCGGTGGTGCCGAGTACGCTGCGCGCAAGCGCCTGATGCGTGAGAAGGACGCCGCTGACCAAGAGACGGAAGAGCGGTTCCGCCTGATCGAGGAAGAGGTGCGCTCCAGCTATGCTGAAGTCACCATCACCCAGAAGCAGATTGAGCAGCTCGCTGAGCGAGTTGAGTCAGCCAATGCGGTCGTTGATGCCTATCAACGCCAGTTTGAAGCTGGTCGCCGGACTCTTCTCGACCTGCTCGATAGTGAGAATGAGCGCTTCCTCGCTCGCGTCTCTCTGAACAACGGCCAAAGCGACCTAATCCGCGCGAATTACCGTCTGTTCACCGCCATGGGGCGCCTGCGCCATGTGCTGGATATCGACAGCACCCTGGTTGAGGTTGACGCCGAGTAA
- a CDS encoding HlyD family type I secretion periplasmic adaptor subunit — protein MDAKPSDLEAKQPAIESGRDLPHIIDRALAETKPAVAVNLLLLAIFAFFVWVVIWAGTTEVDEVTRGSGQVIPSSEVQVVQSLEGGLLAQLLVQEGDLVQAGQVLARIDDVAFSAEQRGSEAEIAGLDTAIARLTAEATGLELSFPDELSANRPEFVAAERALFDERQAQLGKALAVLKDEEQQTNFNISEMQAKIGQLSTNTGLVRQELNITAELVADGVVAAVEEIRLRQKLTETAGELRQAREAIQGLEASLSGNRNRQAELESSFRATAQENLNARQVERAAMIERQVSADDRVRRTELRAPVAGEIKSVAVKTEGAVLRSATDFIEIVPQEDDLKIAARIRPADIAFLHPGQDVRVKITAYDFTIYGSLPARLERIGADTVLGDDNERYYEIEVRTDRNYLDGRTAGEQLPIRPGMVAEVEILTGKRTILDYLLKPLTRIKERALTEA, from the coding sequence ATGGACGCCAAACCCAGCGATCTAGAAGCCAAGCAACCGGCCATTGAGAGCGGTCGCGACCTGCCGCATATCATCGACCGCGCCCTGGCTGAGACCAAGCCCGCTGTGGCCGTCAACCTGCTACTGCTGGCGATCTTTGCCTTCTTTGTTTGGGTGGTGATTTGGGCCGGTACGACCGAGGTTGATGAGGTTACCCGTGGTAGTGGCCAGGTCATCCCGTCCAGCGAAGTTCAGGTGGTGCAAAGCCTTGAAGGTGGTCTTCTGGCACAACTGCTGGTTCAGGAAGGTGACCTCGTCCAGGCAGGCCAGGTTCTGGCAAGAATCGATGATGTTGCCTTCTCTGCTGAGCAACGCGGGAGTGAGGCTGAAATCGCTGGCCTCGATACCGCCATCGCGCGGTTGACGGCAGAAGCAACGGGTTTGGAACTATCATTCCCGGATGAACTAAGCGCCAACCGGCCGGAGTTTGTGGCCGCCGAACGGGCGCTGTTCGATGAACGCCAAGCCCAGCTGGGCAAAGCCCTCGCTGTGCTTAAAGATGAAGAACAGCAGACCAACTTCAACATCAGTGAGATGCAGGCCAAGATCGGCCAGCTCAGCACCAATACCGGTCTCGTCCGGCAGGAGCTCAATATCACGGCGGAATTGGTGGCCGATGGTGTTGTGGCGGCGGTTGAGGAAATTCGCCTTCGTCAGAAACTAACAGAAACCGCCGGTGAACTACGCCAGGCGCGAGAGGCCATCCAGGGGCTTGAGGCCAGCCTGAGCGGTAACCGCAACCGACAGGCAGAGCTAGAATCCTCATTCCGGGCGACGGCGCAGGAAAACCTCAATGCACGGCAGGTTGAGCGGGCGGCCATGATTGAACGTCAGGTCTCCGCAGATGACCGGGTCCGCCGGACTGAGCTGCGCGCGCCGGTTGCCGGTGAGATCAAATCGGTTGCGGTTAAGACAGAGGGCGCGGTGCTCCGCTCTGCCACCGACTTTATCGAGATTGTGCCACAGGAAGATGACCTGAAGATCGCGGCGCGCATCCGGCCCGCCGATATTGCGTTCCTGCACCCCGGCCAGGATGTGCGGGTGAAGATCACCGCCTATGACTTCACCATCTATGGCTCCCTCCCCGCCCGGCTGGAGCGGATTGGCGCCGATACCGTGCTTGGTGATGACAATGAACGGTATTACGAGATCGAGGTTCGTACCGATCGCAATTATCTGGATGGCCGCACCGCTGGTGAGCAACTGCCGATCCGACCAGGCATGGTGGCCGAGGTTGAGATCCTGACCGGTAAGCGCACCATCCTTGATTATCTGCTGAAACCCCTGACCCGCATCAAAGAGCGGGCCCTGACCGAGGCGTAA